The region tcagtgtgtcattcactttgctcacacaccttgtgttgatgcattatggatactaacccaagatcttagttgagtcagtcatatgtggagaagagttccaactttctgaactcccacactttcatttgtttgtgtcgcaccccaaaatttgactttggttttgtTGACCATATCctgattaatctcgttgtctcgtattcatcccaatttcttaaacttcgcatgacaactggtttgattaggttttgtgtgtttcCGTTGCTTACCGcgttgtatttcgttgttttagcaaaacctggccgatatcgttgcctcgtatttatctcgcttatctcttttgtgcgtggcatcgcttcgattaggttttgtgcgtttttatctatttaattatttgtttgtcggtattttgactgtattttgaatatattagagttttcgtattgtccgattatttgggattgtgtttgtcagcgttttcgtgatgtcgtgttgattttattattgcctagggttgtttatttaattacgtgttgtgccgtgtgatttaatcgagtctgtttgagtcgtgttgttgattttactggtttaccggtttactggtttattggttttatcaatttgtctgttttgctgtgcaaattgtcatcgtttttatcgcgttcgtgtcgctcgatttatcgtattttaatcgtgtgccgtttaatattatttgtgcttaatattaattgtgtttagttgttaattagtttatttaattaggattaatattatattagtttattattattattattatataatatataaattatattattaatttatgttcGATATTTTTTTagtttcctattgtttaagtaatctaaaatatatattaatttatgttagatattttttaggtttcctattgtttaagtaatctaaatatatattattaatttatgttagatattttttaggtttcctattgtttaagtaatctaaatatatatatatatatatatatataatatatatatatatatatatatatatatatatatatatatatatatatatgttgttAGTAAGAAAAAGGGAAGAgggtggatcagtaaggaaaaaacgtgtggtgagagaaacagagaattgaaaagaaatatttttccaaaagcattaccgtatttcacttgttcttcattttcggtaacccaaaatcgtcccgattattcaccgaaacacaaaaccgatttcatatctttgaagttcgttgtgtccaggtcacaaatatccaaggttcatttcaatccggcgtcgtttcaccgatcaaaagcgacgttgaagtcaggtactcacgaaggcagccagcactgcgtcggtgacggtttccagctttcggtcgatcatttgaacgatcagaagttcatcctcttcacacaaggtaatattcttcacttatctctgaaatcggcaaagttccggcttgccgacatgtgttttaatatattattatctaaatatatatatatatatatatatatatatatcttatatatatatatatatatatatataatatatatatatatatatatatatatatatatctaaatatatatatatattatatcaaatatatattctatatatatatatatatatatataatatatattttgTCTATATATATCTAgcaatatattatatttaatatatctatataatatatataatatataagatatatatatatatttatatatatatatattatttctctattatattatataatatatatataataatctataataatatatatatattagatatatatatattatatatatctatatatatattatctttaGTCTATATATATTcttatatatatattatatatatatatatatatatatatttgtctattatatattatttgtctaaatcatatatattatttttgtctactatcTATTATTGtctaaaaataaatatatatataaatatatatatatatatatatatatatatatatatatagatatatatatatatatatatataatatatatatatatatatatatatatatatatatatattatctatatattacttttgtttactaaatattgtttatcttttattattttgcatatatgttttatttaaatgttagttaaattaattatttgttaaatttttattttaataaatgtttatttatatcaaatgtttattttgtctaaagtaatgtttatattgtttttttttatattgtttctgttgttactaaccgtttcgtttcagtttcagctcgattaactccactaactattcgtaatactaactattcatagctaactgtgttgtaataatttactttctcgcattttttatgttctgtattgtgtgtttaatcgtattgttcacgttttatgttaaaaaatcgaaaaatccaaaaaaaaagaaacccgatgcgattcccacggtcgccgtttaagaaacccttttcacacactcacaagcttactcttgggcttccttataatgagcccatttatttattgtttcagggtttaggctcattcaaatcttttgcaagctttggcttttcagtttaaaaacattttcaaaaagGACGTGTCAGcctcgaagcctcccgcctaggtcgagcaagagatggcaagacacgccaatctaaaatccacaaaacagactttccctttttcttttgggagaactacgtggattctgatttctccattgcgccttggagatacgtaggcatgaagtctacgactttatcgagtccaaaagcaataaaatcaagttcatttctcatctccccaatcaaacgatcaaagcgaaaaaagcaaagcattcacataaacataagcaaaaaggttcctgtggagtaccacagatatagagggtgctaataccttccctttgcataaccaacccccgaacccgtaactctaaagggatttatcgttatttttcccttcctctttttggataaaataaaagacggtggcgactcttgcatttaaaatatttttcaaacgggttaagttcaatcaatacttaatctcgtgaaaaatcccgccgcgacagaatggcgactctgctggggataacaattcttaaacttatttgagggtttagcctatctttgcttgtttatatgtttgctttgtgaatatttgctaaattgtattgtttgtaatgtttgttattttggattttgggggatacttgtgataaatcctatacccggatttggggcacatttgagataggatggatgataattaaggttgacttgataggagacaatccttaccgagttgatttaagcctttgtccgcttggtggaggcctttttgagggtgatagtgctaaacaagtcatttgtgaggcattgttgctttcaacgggcccgtgaagccaaggaccttagtttacctttaccccatcttggccttacttaggatgtgatgcggtgaccacttcggaccaaaagtctggtttggttgatacgcgatatcacactcaagcgagattcttttgagaataatattggaaagcaagcagttgcttaacccggtattatccgaagaaggatccataaccttgggaacttttagaacccgtttggcaggtgaaccttagaacttatcttggggctttgtcctaaactccatgctggtgatgaactttgagccttgtattgtttgaccatgtttgtgtttgttgcattcatgcatgacatgcattcgttcccatcatttcaacctttttccaaggaacttaaagtgaggattgcaaatattgcaggaaacatggattttggacggagaagtgtgaaaaaatacaatctcatcaatccaaagatagatgaactaaagaaactggtttcttcgatcgcagatcctattggtttcagagacagatatggggcacttatatctttattgacacttaggatggaagaagggttattgcagacattagtacagttctatgatccagtctatcactgtttcacattcccagactatcaactcatgcctacattggaagagtatgcccagttgcttcacatcccagttgctgatacagtacctttctctggttcagaaaagttacccgagcacagttctcttgcaaaagtgttgtacatgaagaagtcagaattcaagaataacttcaccaccaaaggaggacttccaggtttcactgccaagttcttaatggggaaggtttcttattttgccagtcaaggttgtgatattattgtggagcatctgttcgccttgttgatctacggtttgttactatttcctaatattgaaggttttgtggattcatatgctatacgcatcttcctaagtggtaatcctgttccaactttgctcggagacacctatcattccatccattaccatactttgaaaggaggaggaaccatagtctgctgtataccgttactctacaaatggtttgtctctcatcttcctaaatcagctactttttgggatcgcaagtcaggacttcaatggtcacagaggattatgtctcttacccagtcagatattgcatggtatagtagagttttagacgatgtgaagatcattgatagttgcggggagttccccaatgtgcccctcatgggcacaaagggaatcatttcttataatccagtacttgctaggagacaactcggttaccctatgaaggacaagcctcctaacattcttttagaaggtattttcttgagggataatgaggaggaccctaccatgaaagagagagtagtaagagcttggcatcgtgtttgtcgcaaagggagacttgaattgggtaagaaagattgtacctcctatgagccgtacctccagtggatcagagccagagctatacagttgaaaatgccatacccacatcatgatcctatcaaacccgctccgttgaagaccccctaccttccgctagatgacaaagaagaactccaagccaccttggagagggtcaagaaagagagagacgcttggaaggataaggcccaggtgctcgaaatggaaaatgaagaacttcagagacagttaaaggagcagagtggtgaagatcgtgcaggtaaacgtccaagggtgcaagaggatttattttcctcaggcacaacagattactcccagattccacagtcctcaggtgcatggaaaggtcttgtagatagtttggtgaaggagaaagcttttatgcagaaggcctatgaagaaataattgagagacttgaaggacaactcctacttgtttatgctcgtcctgatgacacatgtccttaaatggttttcttggttgtattttgggttgataactttgtatattttgataaaaatgcttaaaatgaaaattttgttttgttatcaaaaatgtttgcaattctatcttttccttcacttagagttccttggaaaatcattcattttgcatatccatgcatcacgtgcatacaggttgtctgtcttggtccagtcttctaacagttgcttcccgccagcagatccatttcaagctgacgcataattacaacacaagagccaactacaaaagaagaatggagataacagataacgagaaccgagaattgaaagcTCAGGTTGACCGCCTTTCTGCTATGGTCGAGACATTGATAGCAAACCAAGCAGCCCAAGCTGCTCAACTTCAAACAGCACAAGCTCAGGTTGCCGAAGCACAAGATGCACAGATCCAGGCGCAAGCACAGGCCGCAGAGATGCGCAACCAAATGTTAACCGCCCGTCTACAAGCAGAGGAAGCCCAGGCTAGGGCTCAAGTTCATAATTCAGAACAGACTTCGAcacagaatcaacctcaaattcagaatcagacaacagcagcacccgtcactacagtcatcgcttcagaaatcaacgctgtcccagtcacttttgttaccatcacagcatcccgtccttgggaaatacccagggatcttaatcaagatagatatcaacaagagttcgttccaccaaatgctcctgtcttcactaatgtgcctcccgttgttcactatactcctcacctaggagaacctgtctatcacgaccctaccccaagtgaggatcctggtctcaatgatagaatggatgaattccaggatcagtttgcggaattacaaaaagagataaaagctcTTCGTGGGAAAGAACTGTTTGGCAGAGATGTAAATGATATGTGTTTGGTTCCAGACGTAAGGATGCCAGCAAAATTTAAACTACCAgaatttgaaaagtacaaaggaagTTCTTGTCCACAGACCCATTTGGTTATGTACGTGCGAAAGATGTCAATGTACACCAACGACCAAAGGATGCTCATTCATTGTTTTCAAGACAGCCTTACCGGTGCAGCTTTACGCtggtatatgggattagacagttctcagatcaagactttcaacgatttaggcgaggcctttatcaaacattacaaatacaaccttgataatgtgccagaccgagatcagttgaggtcCATGCAACAAAGAGAAAAGGAGACATTCCGTGAATACGCGCAAAGGTGGCGCAAAATTGCAGCACAGGTTGTTCCACCtatggaagaaaaggagatgacgaAAGTGTTCTTAAAGACTCTTGATACTttttattacgagaggatgattgCAAGCGCTCCTACAGACTTTACTGACATGGTAAACATGGGAGTCCGTTTAGAGGAAGCAGTTCGAGAAGGGCGTCTAGTCAGAGAAGGAAGTTCATCTTCAAGCGGGGCAAAGAGGTACGACGGTTTTATGAAAAAGAAGGAACAAGAAACTAATGCTGTGTCCTATGATCATCCAAGAAGGATCAATTATCCTTACCATTCCCAACACCAACATATAGCAGCCGTGACTTCAGTAATCACTTCCGCTCCAGTTCAAGTCCAATACCCTCAGCAGCGTACCAACCGCTTCCAACAGAAtactcagtatcagcaacaacatcaacatcagtTACAACAACGTCCACCACAACAGCAAAGAAGAAccaattttgatccaattccaatgtcatatgcagaattgtatccagCTTTGATCACTAAAAACCTTGTGCAACCACGACCACGACCTCTTGTACCAGAAGTGCTACcttggtggtacaagccagaggTATCTTGTCCCTTTCATCAGAATGCTCCAGGTCATGACTTAGACAACTGTTTTGCTTTAAAGTTGGAAGTACAGAAGTTGACAAGAGCAGGTATCCTGACCTTCAAGAACATGGGTCCCAATGTGAAGGACAATCCAATGCCAAGTCATGGTCCTTCATCAGTGAACAATATAGAAGTTTGTCTCAATGAACAACGTGTTACGAAGATAGAGGAGATTCGGCGGTCTTTGGTTGAAATTCATTCTGTTTTATGTGCTCATGGTCTATTCCAACATGACCACCAGATCTGTGGTACATGTTCAGTCAATTCAAGAGGTTGTAGAAAGATTCAAGATGATTTGCAAGGCGTCCTTGATCAGGGTTTGATTCAGATTTCTAGACAAGTGAGTTCTCCAGAATCACAAGAACAAGAGGTGAATGTCATCATTCCTTGCTTCAACATTCCAGAGAAAGTAGAGATAGCTTATCATCCGAGGGAGCCAGTGGTGATTTGCCCTCCGGGCCCAATGCCTTACACTTCAGATAAAGCGGTCCCCTACCGCTATGCAACAACTATTATTGAGAACGGTAAAGAGGTCGAGATTAAAACCTTAGCCTCAGTTACCAATATCGCAGCAAATAGCCGAATGACGCGCAGTGGCCGCGTGTTCGCTCCGCCGGTTATCCCAAGTAGAAATGTTGAGAAAGATCCAGTAGTCGTGGTACCAGTGACAAGAGAAGCAGAAGGGAAAACAAGCAATTCAACCCTTGATAAAGAAACAGATGAACTACTTAGAATTATCAAGCTCAGTGACTACAAAGTGGTAGATCAGTTGCTacagacaccgtcaaaaatctcgaTCCTGTCCTTATTATTGAATTCAGCTGTCCACAGAGAAGCACTACTGAAGGTGCTTGATCAAGCCTTTGTAGAACAGGATATAACAGCAGAGCAGTTCAACAATGTTGTAGGCAGCATCACTTCGTGCAATGGCTTAggcttttgtgatgaagaactgCCAGAAGAAGGAAAGAATCACAACTTCGCTCTCCATATCTCAGCCAATTGTCAAGGGGATTCTTTGTCTAATATCCTAATTGACACCGGTTCATCTCTGAATGTCATGCCCAAGTCTACCTTGGTGAAGCTAAAGTACAAAGGGGGCAAATGCGGCACAGTGGAATTATTGTGAAAGCGTTCGATGGATCAAGAAAATCAGTCATTGGAGAAGTTGATTTGCCTATTGGTATTGGACCACATGTattccagatcactttccaggttatggatataGTGCCAGCTTATAGCTGTCTGCTCGGAcgcccatggattcatgaggcgggTGCCATTACATCCACGTTACACCAGAAGTTAAATTTTTTCAAGAATGGGCAAATAGTGACGGTTAATGGGGAGCAGGCTATGCTGATTAGCCACCTTTCATCGTTTAGTGTGATAGAAGCAGACGAAACGGCTGTTCAAACTCCATTTCAGGCCCTGACCATCGATGATTACAAGAAAAGTGAAGGTTCAATCGCGTCATTCAAAGACGCCCAGCAGATTGTCAAGACAGGTCCTATAGAAATGTGGGGCAAGGTGATAGAGTTGCCAGAAAACGTTAACCATGCAGGATTAGGCTTTGTTGATGAAAAACAAGTGCAGACTTCAGTGGTGCGACCTTTCAAAGATATCTTTCACAGCGGTGGGTTATCAACATGGTAGCAGTTGAGGAGGATACTTTTGAGGGAAAGACAGAAGACGAAGGCCCCAGATTTGTGACACCaggagtagttatgaagaactggaccgcagttgacatcccacattgtgtccacatatcaaagtaattaagcttttcagttttcaaaaatcttccgctttagcccaaagcgcgaagcattaattttgtaaaatgggcacttttgtcaaaaacgtactatccatgaaaaagatcttttgtgttcctatacacttgtgtccttttatcttttcagctttttcggaaaatggtaacacaaaaaaaaaaccttaaaaagaacacatttttgcatgtcatggtcagtcctctaaaaacaattgtttgtacaggttacttaaaccgttgaacacaatgacatcatgccctctcccaactttgaacattctgtattcgaagctgaagaggaagagtgggatgagattccagaagaggtcgcccgccagcttgaaaatgaagaagacactattcagccatacaaggagcctttggaaacagtcaacttgggttcggaagaaaatgtgaaagaagtcaaaattggagcattgttatccccacaggtcaaggagcaattgatcagcctgttgaaagagtatgtagatgtgtttgcttggtcttatcaagatatgcctggtctcgacactgacatcgtagagcacaagctacctttgaagccagaatgtccaccggtcaaacagaaattaagaagaacacatccagatatggccgtcaaaattaagaagaagttctgaagcaaatagatgctggttttcttgccacttcagtgtatccagagtggatagcaaatattgtgccagttcctaagaaggacgggaaggtacgaatgtgtgtcgactatcgtgacttaaatagagcaagcccaaaggatgatttccccctgcctcacattgacatgttggtagacaatacagcaaagtttgacatattctccttcatggacggattctccgggtataaccagatcaaaatggctcccgaagacatggaaaaaactacattcataacaccatggggaacattctgttatcaagtgatgccgtttgggttgaagaacgcaggtgctacttaccagcgagccatgacaacgctctttcacgacatgatgcacaaagagattgaggtttatgtggatgacatgatcgcgaagtctcgttcagaagaaggtcacttagtagatctattgaagttgtttcaacgattgaggaagttccgtcttcgcctcaatccgaacaaatgcacatttggcgtcaggtcaggtaaactcttgggcttcattgtcggccaaaaaggcattgaagttgatccagataaagtaaaagctatccaagagatgcccgcaccaaaaacagaaaggcaagtgagaggttttctaggacgattgaattacatatcccggtttatttctcacatgactgccacttgtgaacctatcttcaaattgctgagaaagagtcagaattgtgtttggacagaggattgtcagaaagcatttgacaatatcaaagagtacctcatggagcctcctatcttgttaccacctgttgctggaagaccgttggttatgtatttgacagtgcttgagaattctatgggctgtattctgggtcaacaagacgaaactggaaagaaagagcatgccatttactacttaagcaagaaatttactgactgtgaatcacgatactccttactcgagaagacatgttgtgcattggcttgggctgctaagagattgaggcagtatatgttaagtcacaccacttggttgatatccaaaatggatccaatcaagtacattttgagaagcctgcactcactggtaagattgcaagatggcagatgctgttatcagaatacgacattgagtatcatacccagaaagctatcaagagcagtgtgttagccgagtaccttgctcaccaacccgttgaagatcacaatgataatgaggatgagtttcctgatgaagatgtcatgttcctaaaatccagagattgtgaagagccacttcctgaagaaggacctgaaccagattctcaatggggtttagtatttgatggagcttccaacgcttatggacatggagtaggtgcagtcattatcgctccagaaggttctcatattcctttcacggcaagaatttattttgaatgtacaaacaacattgctgaatatgaagcctgtatcatgggtcttgaagaagccattgacctccgcatcaaaaatcttactgtttatggtgactcagcgttagttatcaatcagatcaaaggagaatgggaaacacgccaccctggcttgatcccatacaaagactatgcaagaagattgttgactttcttcaccaaggttgagttgcatcacattcctcgggatgagaatcagatggcggatgctctagctacgttgtcttcaatgtatcaagtgggttttccaaacgaagtacccagaattgtgatcaagcgacttgatagaccacacatgtgtttacagctgaggccagttttgatgataaaccatggtaccacgatatcaagcatttccttcagactcaggagtatcctcttggagcaacagaaaaagataaaaagactttgagaagattgtcaggcagtttcttccttaatcagaatgtgctctataagaggaattatgacatggtcttactcagatgtgttgacaaaaaggaagcagaaatgttgatgaaagaagttcacgaagggtcctttggtactcatgcaaacggccactctatgtcaagaaagatgttgagagctggttactactggttgaccatggaatcagattgctacaaatttgtaaagaagtgtcacaaatgtcagatctacgctgataaggttcatgtaccaccaacctttttgaatgtgatttctgctccttggccattctcaatgtggggcattgacatgatcggtatgattgaacccaaagcttccaacggacaccgtttcattctcgtggcaattgattacttcaccaaatgggtggaagcagcttcgtatgcaaaggtgacaaagcaagtggtggtcagattcatcaaaaataatctcatttgccgatatggcattccaaacaagatcatcactgacaatggctccaatctgaacaacaaaatgatggatgaattatgtgaaagtttcaagatcgagcatcacaactcttctccttaccgtcccaagatgaatggggcagttgaagctgcaaataagaatatcaagaagatcattcaaaagatggttgttacctacaaagattggcatgaaatgctgccttttgcactacacggatatagaacatcagtccgtacttcaactggggcaaccccattttcacttgtatacggtatggaagctgtgttaccgatagaggttgaaattccatcaatgaggatactaatggaa is a window of Lathyrus oleraceus cultivar Zhongwan6 chromosome 6, CAAS_Psat_ZW6_1.0, whole genome shotgun sequence DNA encoding:
- the LOC127095401 gene encoding uncharacterized protein LOC127095401; amino-acid sequence: MQQREKETFREYAQRWRKIAAQVVPPMEEKEMTKVFLKTLDTFYYERMIASAPTDFTDMVNMGVRLEEAVREGRLVREGSSSSSGAKRYDGFMKKKEQETNAVSYDHPRRINYPYHSQHQHIAAVTSVITSAPVQVQYPQQRTNRFQQNTQYQQQHQHQLQQRPPQQQRRTNFDPIPMSYAELYPALITKNLVQPRPRPLVPEVLPWWYKPEVSCPFHQNAPGHDLDNCFALKLEVQKLTRAGILTFKNMGPNVKDNPMPSHGPSSVNNIEVCLNEQRVTKIEEIRRSLVEIHSVLCAHGLFQHDHQICGTCSVNSRGCRKIQDDLQGVLDQGLIQISRQVSSPESQEQEVNVIIPCFNIPEKVEIAYHPREPVVICPPGPMPYTSDKAVPYRYATTIIENGKEVEIKTLASVTNIAANSRMTRSGRVFAPPVIPSRNVEKDPVVVVPVTREAEGKTSNSTLDKETDELLRIIKLSDYKVVDQLLQTPSKISILSLLLNSAVHREALLKVLDQAFVEQDITAEQFNNVVGSITSCNGLGFCDEELPEEGKNHNFALHISANCQGDSLSNILIDTGSSLNVMPKSTLVKLKYKGGKCGTVELL